A stretch of DNA from Arthrobacter globiformis:
TGGCACGGGGTGGAGCTGCTGCGGCAGATCAGCGCTGCCGCCTTCACCCCGGCCACCGCCATCCACGTGGGCTACTACCTGGTGATGATCGTGCTGGGCCTCATGCTCACCACCGGCAGGCTGCGGAGCCTGTTCCTGAAGTAGGCAGGTGTTCGCCGCCGGTGGAAGCGTCCTGGGGCGCTCCGTGGATTTGAGAGAATAGCTGCATGCAATCTCTGGGCAGCTCCAAGTCGTCATCCACCCCCGGCCGGGGCGGATTCTCCATGTTCCGCATCAGCGGTCCGGGCCTGCTGGTCCTGATCACCGCCTTCCTGGTGGCAGTGATCTTCGCCGCCAACCAGAACGACGTCGTCGGCTGGGTTGTTGCCGTCATCGCACTGTTCTGGCTGGCGCTCGCCTCCTTCGTGGTCTTCAGCATCCAGCGGGCGGCCAAGAAGGCCGGAGCCAAGATCAACGAGGCGCACAACGCGTTCAACGCCGCCACCGGCCGCGCACCCTCCACCGTCTCGGCCGACCACGGCGGTACCCGCCTGGTCCGTGAACGCGGCGAGGCGGAGGAGCTCCGGGACATGAAGCTGGACCACTCCTTCAAGATCGTGCAGGTGCAGGTGCGCGTGGTGGAGCAGGAGCGGGCCAAGGGTGCAGCCGCGGACCAGGACACTATCCGCCGCGCCCTCGAGACCATTGAGATCACCGCCACCAACGCCCGTGACATGATCAAGTCGTCCGGCGGCTCCGGCGAGCCCGTGACCGGAACCATCATCGACTAGAGTGGAACGGGTGAGCTCGGCATTGAAGAAGGACCACCTTCGCATCGCAACAGTCAACGTCAACGGCCTCCGCGCTGCCTACAAAAAGGGCATGGCCGAGTGGCTGGCGACCCGCGAAGTGGACATCCTGACCCTGCAGGAAGTCCGGGCCCCTGACGCGATCGTGCGCCAGCTCATCGGCGAAGGGTGGCACATCCTGCACGCCGAAGCCGAGGCCAAGGGCCGCGCCGGCGTCGCCATCGCCTCCCGCGAGGAGCCCCTCGTCACCCGTGACCACATCGGCGATGACTACTTCGCCACGGCCGGCCGCTGGGTGGAGGCGGACTTCCGGGTCCGCGACGCCGAAGGCAACGCCTCCCAGCTGACCGTCGTGAGCGCCTACGTGCACTCCGGCGAGGCAGGCACCCCCAAACAGGACGACAAATACCGCTTCCTGGATGTCATGAGCACGCGTCTGCCCGAGCTCACCAAGCACAGCGACCACGCCCTGGTCACCGGTGACCTGAACGTCGGCCACACCGAGCTGGATATCAAGAACTGGAAGGGCAACGTCAAGCGTGCCGGCTTCCTGCCCCAGGAGCGCGCCTACTTTGACCGCTTCTTCGGTGAGGAGATCGGCTGGAAGGATGTTCACAGGGGCCTGGCGGGCAACGTCAACGGCCCCTACACCTGGTGGTCGCAGCGCGGCCAGGCCTTCGACAACGACACTGGCTGGCGCATCGACTACCACCTGGCCACCCCTGCCCTCGCGGCCGCAGCAGTTTCGGCCGTCGTGGACCGGGCGCCCTCGTGGGACACCCGCTTCTCTGACCATGCCCCGCTGGTAGTGGACTACCGGCTCTAGTTCCTAAGGCTCCTGACGAATGACCTCCACTCCCACCGTGACCGACGCCGCAGCCGCGCAGCCCGAAGCAGCAAACGGTACCCCGCCAGAGGCCGGAATCCGGCACCGCATCCTCTCCGGCATGCAGCCCTCCGCCGACTCTCTGCACCTTGGTAACTACCTCGGCGCCCTGGTGAACTGGGTGCGGATGCAGGATGAGTACGACGCCATCTTCTTCATCCCGGACCTGCACGCGATCACCGTTCCCCAGGACCCCGCGGAGCTGGCCCGGCGGACGCGGGTCACGGCCGCGCAATACATCGCCGGCGGCGTGGATGTGGACAAGTGCACCCTGTTCGTCCAGTCCCAGGTGCCCGAACACGCCCAGCTGGCCTGGGTCCTGAACTGCATCACGGGCTTCGGCGAAGCCTCCCGCATGACGCAGTTCAAGGACAAGGCGCTCCGGCAGGGCTCCGAGTACGCCAGTGTGGGGTTGTTCACCTACCCCATCCTGCAGGCCGCGGATATCCTGCTCTACCAGCCGCACGGCGTTCCGGTGGGCGAGGACCAGCGCCAGCACGTGGAACTCAGCCGCGACCTCGCCGCCCGGTTCAACACCAGGTTCGGCAACACATTCACCGTTCCCGAGCCCTTCATCCAGAAGGAATCGGCGAAGATCTACGACCTGCAGCTGCCCACCGCCAAGATGTCCAAGTCCGCGGAGTCGCCCAACGGCCTGATCAACCTGCTCGATGACCCCAAGGTCATCGCCAAAAGGATCAAGTCCGCCGTGACCGACGCGGAGACCGAGATCCGGTTCGACCGGGAAACCAAGCCCGGCGTGTCGAACCTGCTGACCATCTACTCGGCCATCACCGGGCAGAGCGTCGACCAACTGGTGGCCGCCTACGAAGGCAAGATGTACGGCCACCTGAAGGTGGACTTGGCCGAGGTGGTGACTGAGCGGCTGACCCCCATCCGCGACCGCGCCAACGAACTCCTGGCGGACCCGGCTGAACTTGACCGGCTGCTCGCGCTGGGCGCCGACAAGGCCCGCGCCATCGCCTCTGCCACCCTCGCAGACGTCTATGCCAAGACCGGCTTCCTGCCGTATGCCGGAGCCCGCTAGCGAGATGCCGGCCCCCAAGCCCGCCAACAGCGGAGTCAGCAACGGAATGAGCCTCGGCGTCATTCTGGCCTTCCCGCCTGAAATCGCCGAGGAACTGCAGCGGTGGCGGGCGTCCTTCGGGGACCCCATGGCCACCGTCATCCCGGCCCACATCACGCTCGTCACCACCACGCCCACGCACGACTGGGAAGCGGCCCGGGACCACGTGCGCGCAGTGGCCCGGACACAGGCGCCGTTCATGGTGACCATCTGCGGAACAGGGTCCTTCCGGCCCGTCTCCCCGGTGGTTTTCATCAAAGTGGAGGAGGGCTTCCAGGAGTGTGTTGACCTCCACGAAAAGCTCCAGACCGGCCCGCTCGAACGTGAGCTGCCCTTCGCCTACCATCCCCATGTGACCATTGCCCACGACGTCGCCCCGGAGAGCCTCGATGAGGCGGAAACGGTGCTGAAAGACTACAGGGCAACCTTCCCGGTGGTTAGCATGGGACTCTACGAGCACGACACCGGCGGTATTTGGCAGCTACGGGAAGAGTTTGACTTTGGTACCGAACCAGACGACGAACGGGACGCCCTCCGAGCAACAAACGCCGACGGAGCCACCGCTCCCCACTGAGCGTGCCCAACTGAAGCTGGAGGTCATCCGCAAACAGGTGGAGTGGGGCAAGGCCCGGAGGTCCGGCCAGGGGACCTTCCCCCGGCTCATGGCCCTGGTCCAGTTTCTGCAGGCCCGGCTGAACACCTTCCGTCCCATTCGGGTGCTGCAGCACTACACCCGGCAGCACGGCCCGCTGATGAGTGCGGGCACCGGCTTCAACATGTTCTTCTCCATCACCGGCCTGCTGGCCACGGGGTTCTCCATTGCGGGGCTGGCCTTGCGCGGCCAGCCGGCCCTCCTGGACCGGATCATCGCCAGTGTGTCCGAGAGCGCCCCGGGGCTGCTGAAGGTCAACGGCGGCGACGGGCTGGTGGATCCGAAGGACCTCCTGAACCCCGACGGTCTCGGCTGGACGGCAGTCATCGCGGCCGTCGTTACCGTCATTACGTCCCTGGGCTGGATCGCCGGACTCCGGGAGGGGCTTCGGGGAGTGATGATGCTGGGCCCGCTCAAGCTCAACCCCGTGGTCCTCAAGTTACACGACGCCGGAACGCTCCTGCTGCTCGGAGTCGCCCTGGTTATCAGCTCGGGTGTGTCCCTCGTGTTCGGCACCGCGGCGGGCTGGCTGATCGAGCAGCTCCGGCTGGATCCGGCCGTGGCAGGGCCTCCGGCGGCGCTGATCAAGATCGCCGTGCCGCTGCTCCTGAGCTGGATTACGGCGCTCATCATGTTCCGCCTGGCCGGCGGCCTGAAGCTGTCCCGGCAGGCGCTGCTGGAAGGGACCATCCTCGCCGGTGTGGGCACCACGGTCCTGCAGGTCTTCAGCACCGAGCTGCTCGCCGGCGCCGGAC
This window harbors:
- a CDS encoding exodeoxyribonuclease III, encoding MSSALKKDHLRIATVNVNGLRAAYKKGMAEWLATREVDILTLQEVRAPDAIVRQLIGEGWHILHAEAEAKGRAGVAIASREEPLVTRDHIGDDYFATAGRWVEADFRVRDAEGNASQLTVVSAYVHSGEAGTPKQDDKYRFLDVMSTRLPELTKHSDHALVTGDLNVGHTELDIKNWKGNVKRAGFLPQERAYFDRFFGEEIGWKDVHRGLAGNVNGPYTWWSQRGQAFDNDTGWRIDYHLATPALAAAAVSAVVDRAPSWDTRFSDHAPLVVDYRL
- the trpS gene encoding tryptophan--tRNA ligase, producing MTSTPTVTDAAAAQPEAANGTPPEAGIRHRILSGMQPSADSLHLGNYLGALVNWVRMQDEYDAIFFIPDLHAITVPQDPAELARRTRVTAAQYIAGGVDVDKCTLFVQSQVPEHAQLAWVLNCITGFGEASRMTQFKDKALRQGSEYASVGLFTYPILQAADILLYQPHGVPVGEDQRQHVELSRDLAARFNTRFGNTFTVPEPFIQKESAKIYDLQLPTAKMSKSAESPNGLINLLDDPKVIAKRIKSAVTDAETEIRFDRETKPGVSNLLTIYSAITGQSVDQLVAAYEGKMYGHLKVDLAEVVTERLTPIRDRANELLADPAELDRLLALGADKARAIASATLADVYAKTGFLPYAGAR
- a CDS encoding 2'-5' RNA ligase family protein — translated: MPAPKPANSGVSNGMSLGVILAFPPEIAEELQRWRASFGDPMATVIPAHITLVTTTPTHDWEAARDHVRAVARTQAPFMVTICGTGSFRPVSPVVFIKVEEGFQECVDLHEKLQTGPLERELPFAYHPHVTIAHDVAPESLDEAETVLKDYRATFPVVSMGLYEHDTGGIWQLREEFDFGTEPDDERDALRATNADGATAPH
- a CDS encoding YihY/virulence factor BrkB family protein; this translates as MEWGKARRSGQGTFPRLMALVQFLQARLNTFRPIRVLQHYTRQHGPLMSAGTGFNMFFSITGLLATGFSIAGLALRGQPALLDRIIASVSESAPGLLKVNGGDGLVDPKDLLNPDGLGWTAVIAAVVTVITSLGWIAGLREGLRGVMMLGPLKLNPVVLKLHDAGTLLLLGVALVISSGVSLVFGTAAGWLIEQLRLDPAVAGPPAALIKIAVPLLLSWITALIMFRLAGGLKLSRQALLEGTILAGVGTTVLQVFSTELLAGAGRNPILAPFAIIIGLLIWFNLVSRVYLVAASWSAIREEDLKAAPAAKTTGWGARQVQPGKTPVERHQPAEHPRPVGVSVRRRGTGRPTPR